The Mycobacterium riyadhense sequence ATAGCCATCGTGCCAACGGGCACCGACAAAAAACTATTGCGGGCGTGTTCTCGCGGTCGCCATCGCCTCGGCCAGTTGGGCCGGAATCTCAGGTACCCGGGCAATCGAGTCCAGCAGCGTGTGCGCGCACGCGTCGGCGAGCCGGTCGGCATCGGTCGTGGGGTCCATGATGCGCTGCCGGCATATCTCGAAGGTGAACGCGATCCAGCCATGAATGATCACTCGCAGGTCGCGCTCGACTTCGGGTGCCAGGGTATTGCTGCCGGGAATCCCGCTGACGACCTCGCCGATGCGGGTCATGATGTGTTCCATCTGCCGGTTTTTGGCTTCGTCATCGATGCCCAGCAGAACCGGGTCCGACCGGCCTAGTCCGACGTATGCGGCCCATGCCGCCTCCGGATTCTGCTGGTGATACGCCATGTAGGCGAGCACGCCCATCCGAATCTCTTCGAACATCGTCATGCCCGCCGGAGGCTCGGTGTTGGTGGCCGCGTACAGCCGGTCGGCCTCGTCCTTGACGACGGCCGCAAAGAACGCCCGCTTGTCCGGGAAGTAGTGGTACATCAG is a genomic window containing:
- a CDS encoding TetR/AcrR family transcriptional regulator, translating into MATARRRLSPEDRRAELLALGAEVFGKRPYDEVRIDEIAERAGVSRALMYHYFPDKRAFFAAVVKDEADRLYAATNTEPPAGMTMFEEIRMGVLAYMAYHQQNPEAAWAAYVGLGRSDPVLLGIDDEAKNRQMEHIMTRIGEVVSGIPGSNTLAPEVERDLRVIIHGWIAFTFEICRQRIMDPTTDADRLADACAHTLLDSIARVPEIPAQLAEAMATARTRPQ